In Rhipicephalus sanguineus isolate Rsan-2018 chromosome 1, BIME_Rsan_1.4, whole genome shotgun sequence, the DNA window ATAAAGTAGACGAAAGGTAATGTTGGCATGTGGTATTGCATCCTAATGTACCAGAGCGGTTATCAGCTTATCGGTAAGATAGCTAAAGGAAAATTTGAATGGACTGACTGGTGCTTACACCATCCAAACTGAATGAAGCTCTAGCAGAAAACCTCATATGAGCTGCAAAATTGAATGTTGGTGCCTTGAACTGAAAGTTCATTCCAAAAAATTTAGATCATAAGCTAACCTGGATAAGACAAGAGAACAATTCAGCTGAAGTACCTTACTTTAACAGTACATGAAGTAGTTGTGGGATTAGAAGAGACCAGGATAATCCAGGCAGGATGGAAGAATAGGAGGGTTATTTCAGAGTCCTCTGCAATAAGAAGATATCAGTAAGTTCAAATGATTTAACAAAGTGGTATGACTAGTCATGTTTTACGGATTGAAGCAGCACAATGATATCGAACATTCACAAGAGGCAAACGTCGCTGCAGCAATGATGCTGAGATGAGCTTGTAATTACACATCCAAGAGGTCAAGGTCATAAAAGCAGAAGCCGACGTTTAAGAACAGATGGAATATTTTTATCACGTGATGAGAAAAGATGAGAGCTGCATCAGAAATTGAGCAAATGGAAGCAATGTTGGCCACATAACTGACAATACTGAGCACGACAATGCCAATACCCTAAAATCCCGAGATAAGCTTACCTAAGGTCGAGTGCAAATATGAGGCGGACTAACTTTCTGTGTGCAGTAAAAAAAATAGTTGACAAATGTAGAACAGCCAAAGAATGAACACGCGTTTATTAGCACTGAATTCATTCGCCATCAAAACTGTCGTACGAACAGTCGCTCTCACTGTCAAACAAATCGGCTACAATCTCCTCATGCATGGTGTTCGACATGGTTGTCAAGGCAGCAGGATGCGGCAACCACTGAACCACTGAACCTCTTTTTCTATAGGGACAGATATTGATGAGGCATTGAAGTTCCCCAGCTTGGTTTCCAATGCGAACTTCCTAGCATGCTCTTGTAGCAGATGGTTACTAACCGCTCTTCCCACTGCAGTCTCTTCTTGCAGAAGTTCGAAAAGTACATTGTAAACCTCCTTAGAAAACAAACGGTTGACCCATCGGCGTCGACAGGATTTTGTCCTGGGGGGTGCAaagccgtgttgcatcgcggctggtgGAGGGGGAGAGCATGGTTGTAGCTTGGGtagggggcaagtgctggtgtgccTTGAGGAGGGCAAATgtcccttttgcaccccccctgccgacgccaaTGGGTTGAGCGCTGTTCAACGAGCACTTAAACTTTCCTGTTCCGTGCACTCCTGAAGGAGAGCTTCATAAGCAGAGTTCCACTGCCCAACTTGCTTTCAATTCAGCCCAAATTGGCATGCGGTCATACGATACTGCCGGTATTTCAGCGCCATCGGACAACCTCCACTTTCTTCGCCAAGGTGAAGCTTTCTCGCATCCTTGCGTTCCTGCTTCACGATGAAAGGCGAAATGATGGGAAATAGCACATGTTATTTTTAGATCCTGCATGTGACATGTTATCACAGTCAGAGTTCAGCAAGTGCCCACTGTTCGGTTATCTTAGCTAACCTCATTGACGTTATCACTGAAAGGGACGATGCTATTGTCAGGGGTGGATTATCTATCAGGGTTTTTGAAAAACTAGGAAATTGTGCAATGAACAGGGGTGGGTTATCGTTGGGGGGTGAGGCATCGCTCGGGACTTTGTGGGCAGCTGAAAAAGGAGTGCGAAAGTTAAAAACTTCAGAGCACTTCCAACTGTTTGTGAAAAGGGAAGGCCAGTCAAGTGTTCCAACAGTGAGGTGTTGCACGTGTGCTTGGCTTCACTTGCTCGATCGTTATTGGTGGCATTGGCTCGACGGTGACATGCAAATTCGTGCTTCCGGCCGCACGGATGTTCCTCGTACTGCCACTGCTCCCTTACAGGCGTTCGAACCATGGCGAGTCCAAAGAGCAACTGAACAGGCGTCGCTAGTGCTATCTCTTACATCACGATACAACGGACAAATGTGAATGGTTTATGAGACATATTGGAGAAAGACTACGACATCTTATTAAAGACGGCCATGCCAATCGCAGTGTGTGTACTAGCGCAGACACGCTCACGTGGCTGCCAGTGTGAGCTAGGTCATGTTGTGAAAAAGCAAACCTAAGCTCCTGTGAAAAGTGCTGAGTAATTAATGCACGCTTTTTAATCCTAAGTATAAAAATTCTGCCAACCCGGCATTTCATATGACGTCACGAGATGGTGCAACGTGTCTGTTTGAATTAGGGTGCCTCGAAGTCGGTGCTGCCTCCCCCAGGACCAGGGCGGTGACAACATTTGTCCAGGTGAGCGCCATAATGGGCCGAAGTCGTTGATGCGGATGCTGCctcttcttaaaggggccctgcaacacttttccaagtaatcatcgaatggcttcattaaaagagcttatttcCTCGCAAATCCACTGCCACAACAATTTTTAGAAtttgtcaagtacgagtggagttgcctagatttgtcgcacgcttcaagcgctttctctctccttttgtactaGTGAGCGAGCTGAAAGCTACGcggggggggatgacaagggggcaagaagatgagTCCTTTCGTTGGCGCATCATGACCTTcagcacttccttttctttttttctttgaacgcgtggcttactttagcttccaggctctactctactctactctactagtGTGATTGTGCATGCGCAGGCATGTGGCAGCATACCGCAGTGgctgcagtaactatgcagctcactatgctcaaatcagccaaggGCTGTGGACCTTGGTtttatggcgcagtcatttgggctaatggcatcatttgtcgaaaagaagagggaacgatttctagctgactttgagaattaattgttaTTTCGAGGCCGTGTGTTgcactataatatttggcttgcacgttctcaggagcctcaactaccaatcgacagtgttttctgaccgtgctgaaaaagtgttgcagtgcccctttaaggtgaCGTGCAAACATGATGATAGACACGTGCATAAAACTGCCGAAATAAAACGAGCTCAGATATTATATCCAAGGTGAGTGCCAGAACACAAGTCTACGTGCTCCGAAACATCATGGTGGTTCTGTCGGAGTTGTTGCCACCCTAAATCTTGCCTACATGTACAAATTAGTAAGGAGTTAATTTGCAAATAAAGTAAACATGCATAAGCTATGTAAAATGCAGCTTATGGAGCATTCTCACATTAAATGCTGCAAAGTAAGCATATGTTCCAAAATTAGTATTTATATGTGAATTATTCCAGAAGTGAAACCATGACACTCTGTTGCAAGTACTTCTCCTGTTCCAAGGACAGTGCTCTTCACTCACGAACCACAAAAGCCCCTAGCTTCAGTAACTACTGAGTTATGCAACAAGGCAGTCAATTTAATATACCAACTCAACAAACCATTGAAGATTCAGCACTAGAGCAGTTCGCGCGCAAAAGTTAAAATAAAACATTTCTACTTTTAAACGGCAGGAAGTGaacttgtctccttcaaggctggaactgatttcattAGCGCTTGTGTGGATATGCTTCGTATCCACTCCTCCAATCCAAACAGAAGAGGAGGAAAGGACAACTGCGAAagcgggggtgggggagaggccaccgtgacgaatTGGGAGAAAGAAGGGGGTATTCCGTGGGGAGGGGGGTAGACGTTTCACTGAAGTATGGTTGTCAAAGGAGGTAGCGCTTAACAATGGAACAACCACAATTCAGTGAAATGTCTACACCCCCACCAagtttttctccccccccccctccttttctttTCTGAATCACCCAATTCGTCACAGCGGCCTCTCCCCTGCTTTCGCAATTGCCCTTTCCTCCTCCTTTGATCAGAGTGGAGGAGAGGGTACAAAGCATATACACAtaagcgctaaggaaatcagttccagccttgaagaagacaagtccacttgtcgaaacgtcggctcgggcACCCACCCCGTTTACGGATTTTTACTTCCCAATAAGTAGCAATACCGACAGCACCGGTATTATGTCAACTGCTTACACACAACCAGAAATGAGTGctgtagacccttttcataattgtaaagctatcTTTCCTGTGATGCAGTTCGCCTAACTAATGGCGActagtcacttctgcaaacagcgtgttcaagcgctgTTTGCTTGTGCCATGATGTGGAAAATCTAGCCACAGCTCTCTTGATATAAACACACatatagacaagccccagcacatGCAACTATGACCgcctctccacttgaagcacaacaggtgccaccattagttgggcaaatgtgcagcgcagggaagcgcacttgcggatcatgaaaagggtctataccaGTGGTTCTCAGTCGCTGTGTCGGGGAACTTTAGGTCAAAACTCCGCTTCcaaaaaaatttattttttttcgtggGTGAGGGCGTCGCAGAACTCCTACACTCCGCGGAACTCCATTTGAGAACCACTCGTCTATACCATGGATGAGTAGAACACATGTGAAGCAGGATGTGACAAAATGGCACAGTTTTATTTGTCTGCTACTCACGCCAGGATGGGTTGTTGCCAGGATGAAGGAACAGTACACAATATACAAAAAACTATAGAAAATAGAGGCTTTACAGAGTCATCGCTGCTGTGTTGTGAACTGCTTTTCTATGACCAAGTCGGCAGCCCTGTAGAGCTTGCCGATGACCACCTGCAGTAAGACAAATCACAGTCATTTAGTGATCCTCCATGCAGTGGCCTGCATATTTACGATGCAAAATCTctctataccaggggtctcaaacacgtggcctgcAGGCCACATGCGGCTCGCTTGCCTTTCGCTTTCGCTTGGCTGTCATCGTCCcatatattttgttttttcttcagtaCGTTAATGAGCGTTcaactttgctaaatggtactcacATTATTtcctcgcctattgcgattaataatgcTTTGTTCGGATAAGCTACATAGATGTGACTGATCtcgagcatttttttcttcagccaccccatgtggtcaccatgtgttaaaacatagCCGTAGAACAAAAGCTCTTTATCTTAAAATGGCACGGCacccagatttcagtcattctggagatcagtatcagtatgtttctcgaatcctgacgtcaaatcctTTTCAGAaatgaaatgacccatatataagaTATGAGAAAGGATTTCTTTGAAAAGGCAATGTTAGCTAACATTTTGATCCACCCCTCCCCCACCTCCAACCTTCACTCTGCTGGCCCTTGCAGGAttaaattttgtgactgcggcccgctagctgaggtgagtttgaggcccctgGTCTGTACCAAAAAAATGCAGATTAAACAGCATCAAGCACCCTGTTTGGCAATGCACTCTCGGAACTAATACTACTTGGCAGAATATGGCATTAAAAACCTAAAGCTGTATCAATATATATTACTTTTAAAACCTACCAGTACCCCCACCAAATGGTCTAAGGTGCTGGTTACAAAGTTTAGAAAACcaaatttaaaattttttttcaatgcagtgAAGGACTCGCAGTCCGCAATATTTCTATGACCAAGTCGGTAGCCCTGTAGAGCTTGCTGATGATCACCTGCAGTACGACAAATCACCATCACTTAGTGATCCTCCATCCAGTACCTTGCATATCTCATGATACAAAATCTGTCTATACCAGAGGTCTCAAACAACAGAGTATATTATACTCTGTTGTAATCCCATCTTGAGCTGTACCATCACTAATAAGTATCTTTCCAAGAAGTAAATAAATCCTTCCAATAGAAGCATGCAGTTAACTATTCGTAACCCCACTTACACATGAAGGATTTAATAACTTTTTGACGCAGGGGTTTAGCAAGGTAACGTAGTCCAACGGTCAGGTCATTCTACAATTTGTGATAACTATGGCAGCGCAaagaaacaggacacaagaaaggcaacgAAGAGACACGCACAGCACTATCAAAAATATGCCATACCAACAAGCCAGAGTAGCAACTTTAATCAACTTCATTCTACTATTACTTAGGTGTTTCCGGACCCCTTTAACCCCTTAACtactttggacgagcagagctcgtcctgcccaaactgtccgcaaactgctttggacgagcagagctcgtcctagcggaataggtactcccctctagcgttcagggcaagaggcgctcttctacagcttagattgcgtgtaatccaccagatggcagcatttacttggcaatttatttttctcctgcggaaagagcgcggtttttgtatgaaaagatggcttgcggtggcgggcacctatgcataactggctcgtcaacacgaaaagaggcttttcgttttcgtcatcttcttcgagtgatgatcattcggatacagatgtttatcttgtgtccggaagtgaagacagcgaaggcggtgaattgagcatctcctccggtgatgatgaaaacagctcagaagcgaacatcgcgagtgctcgctagtggatcctgcttgatgcggacaatcctcctgtgaagcctcctcgctttccattcttggtcaATCCAGGCAAGACTTTAcacttgtcattgccagatgaccttatggaatatattcagcagtttcttcaaatgtgcttcgtttgctctcggaagcgaggagaaaacgggaaaaaattgagaaagaaaactcgcttttggtgcaggagctgcaacaggcctccttgcgttattccgtgttttgatttgactaaatatgtggtacaaatatttttttaacatcgaCCAGCTAtgttttagtacaatcagattcgaaatcggcaataaaaaaaataggcacttttggttgggaaattttcaaaaaaataaagcacttaaggggttaattcATCCTTTTACCTTGAGAAGTGTTACAGCACAATGAATTCCACATAGCAACAAGTGTGAAACACAAAGTGCAAGAATTGATGGCACTAAGGCAGGAATGAAACACTTGCATGAGCTCCTGTGTTGTTGAAAGCATTTCGTTATCGTCTTAGTGCCATTAATTCTTGTGCTATGTGGGACTAACTACTTTAAGTTACTGTCCGAAACACAACCACCAAATAGCTTTTTTTGTTATGCTCGCAATCATCGTACTTCCTATCGAGAGCAATGACATCTGAGGAGTACGCACAGAAACAAACTTACTTTGCTTTGCAAAACCTTATGAATGCTTTTATTCTCAGAATACCTCACACATCCACTTTCTGGTATCTATCTGTCTGCTTTCATCTCTAACCATTACCCTGCCAACTTGGGTCAGCGGTCAGACCGTGGTCTAAGGGCTCGTTCACACTCGTGATTGACAGAGGTCACACAACCATTTACAAATGACAACCAAGGCCCACGATAGGAGACACTTGCAAGTGCGACCAGCCTGTCACCCAACTAAAACAACCTGCAATTGATATAGTTCACATCTGCTTGCGTGGCCAACACCAACTCAAAATAAGCAGACGTCCTGCTCCTGTGCcgctgattggttcagaggttcgAGACTGTAGTCACAAGACTGACAATTCAGCAGCCAGCAAATGATCCAATGCAGTAGCTTTTCAACAAAAGCGGCACTTTGTAACTATTTGCAACCACCTCAGTCACACAACTTCTGCAAGTTACCGGTGTGAATGAGCTTTAATGGACAGAGCATCGGCATGCTCTGCAAAGAATATCTGGTTTCAGATTAACTCGAAGCAGTGCAGAATCGTGCAGCACGTTTTATCTCTTCACGCTGTGACTGGCGCACAAGTATAACTTACATTAAATCATCCCTCAGCATATGCATACCTAGTCTAACACTTCGTTGTAAGATTTCACAACTTTCCCTTTTCCACAAACTGTATTATAAATTCTCTCGCCTCAGAAACGCTATTTTACTTCCAGCCAACCGCACTTCACACTGTCTGTTTACTAACCTCAGTGGAAAACGCTTGCACGGCACCTCTAAATCCTTCTTAGCGACTGCTATTGGACTATGGAACTCGCTGCCCGAGGATATAGTAAACGAAAAGGATTCCAATAAATTTAGGCACCTACTCTGAGCTTTTTAAACCCTTAATCTGCCACCACTGCACTGTTATTTGATGTCTACCCGTTGTACTGCTCATTTGTATTAGCATTTGTACTTCCAGTTGCACTGCCTTTATGTTTCACTTTTCGAATTCAAACATGTATACTGTATTTTTTATAACTTTTTTTTAACAATGTATAATAATGATAATACTGTTATTGAtgatcttgccccccccccccctatgtaataccctgaaaagggtcAAGGGGGAATAAATGATGATGAACTTGGGTCATTGCATTTGTGCGACTCTTTATAACAATTGTCATAACATATAAAACATAAATATTACCATCAATTACACACCCATAAGATTTAACATCACCAGTCATCATTGTTAGAGGATGAATGTGCCACCAactttatgttcgttacacatttGCAAACAGATGTGTGCTGATATTCACTGCATAGCAAGTGCACACTATGTAGGTCACTTTGTAAAAAAAACAGAAGGATGTAGAATGATTAAAATGAAAGCATAAAAGTGCAGATTCCATTTAAGATGCTGAGAAAAGCAAACTTACCTGCCGCTTGATTATTTCCAAGTTTTTCAATCCATCATCCAGAAGCTCATTGATTTCGTCTTTATCTTGCACCGCCTTGTGTTCCTTGAAGGCATCTCTCACACGTCTCAATGCATAAGACCTACAGAATAAAGTTTGGCCCCCAAAAGAAGTAAGCCTAACTGATGACATAGTCAGCACTTAAGTGACAATGATTATGATCTTTACTGGCATTCCATTTGAAACAGCGCAGCAACAAACAGTCACCCAGCCTGTATGTTCTAATCAGGTTTTACTGCATCTGCACAGTCCAGCATTTTTGGCTATTTTGTTCCAATCTTTCATTCATGCCTCCATTTCTGTGTTATACTGTTGCCTACACCTGTAATGACTCTGGTTCTATCAATCTCTTCCCTGTATTTTCCTACCAACGCTCTAAAGCTGTTGAACTGTTCATACTTCCACCAATTTTAAATCACAGCACCTGTGATAGATGGATATTATCTATGAGCCTTGCTAGGTGAATATCCTTGCATTCAATTATAATGTGCTGAGTGGTTTCTGGATTTTTACTGCAGTAGACACTTGCCTTATCCTGTTGTGAATATTTGCTCCGGTATGTTTTAATCCTTGAGTAGCCAGCTCAGGCTTCAAATAACAAAGCGTTGCACCTTGTGTTCTTATACTGATTTTCCCTTTTTTGTTGCATTTTTGAATTTCCATGCATTTTATGTTTCCATCTTTCAGACCCAATGTACCAAATTGTTTCTTTCATTTTGATGACTCCTAGTATTTACACCTTAAATTACACTGACCACTTTCTTATTCTGTGTTCATATTTCAGCACTTTAGCAGCacccctcccttcttttttttttttatccatgtTCCCGAGTCTTTTTCAAAAGTAATTATGCACATGCTTCCCTCATTTCAAAAGATGCCAAGCCCGTATCACCCTGCCCGTACTGCCTCATTTATGGTTTTTCCGTACGCCCTAATGCCAATTGGCCCACTGACAATAATAACAGTCAATAGCAGGAAGTACCAACCAGTGCTAAAACGCATACTGGGAGGCTGCAAGCATTTCACTTATGTAACACTACCGAAACCTGTGTCAACCTGAAAACTAATATCACTCTTTCAAGCTCTGAATACATGCTCTAAAAACCAGACCCACCGCCATATAACCAAGCAATCGATATCACAGTATTTCAATGACTGAATAAATGCATTTAACTAACATATTTCAATTTAAGTTTTATTTATGCATGCACATCCTTTCCTGTGGAGTTAGTAGGCACAAGGCCTAAAAAAACTGCAACGCTGTCACGTGCCGAACAGGGGCTGTATTctgaaacgatcgcaaaaggtAACGATCGCCAAATTGTTGCCTTTGGTGCGTGCCGATTGGCTAGCTACTGAGCAAAATCGGAAAAGTGATTACATCATCTAGTATTTCTGTTGACGTCACGTTGCTCAAAAGTAATCTTGACATGCCTGGCATTAACGATCACACCTTAttaccgtcggttggtggtgaagtttAGCATTTCGGTGACACAGATGGTAGCTTTTAGTATTGAATCCTTAGTGGATGTGTGCAGCATTTTTTatgctgaagctttcagcgagcttTACCTTGGTGTGTTTTCAGTAATTGTCGTTTTGAGGGCATGTATTTTTTGTGGCTTGAATGTGCCAGCAGCATGAACTGTGCGTTACTCACGAGGTTTATCGCATGCTGGCAACGTGTTGAGACGATGTCGCAGCGGCAACACGCCACAGCAGCATTCTCTGAGTGCACCGTGTTAAACTCTTAAGAAAAACACATATCACACAgggttgcattctttaaatattatactgcgcTTTAAACAATTGCACAAGAAACGTTGAAAGCGCTTTCAACACTTTTTATATCTCAAATAGCCAGAGCCAAGCCTATTGCCACTTCGTAGAAGCCGGTACACACTCGAAACATGACACTCGGGTGGCTCTGCGCTAGTACAGTGCGCTCATTCTTGTGTTGTGAGGCGTTCAATATCACCAACATCCAGTGCAATGATGACGTCATGGAAAAAGCAGTTGAATCAGTTATTGAACACGTCagaccataggcggagagttttcattttaccggaggagGCGGGGGctgacttgctcttccacatttctctctcactctccctatatacatacatatatatatatatatatatatatatatatatatatatatatatatatatatatatatatatatatatatatatatttgttagacacaatattaatgagagctaacagacaataacgccaaggaaagtacagggggtgttaactgtagtatttagaatatgaatgtgaagaaagtaaagtggacgaaaagatgacttgccgccggcagggaccgaacctgcgaccttcgaataacgcgtccgatgctctaccactgagctacggcggcggtcatcctcccgtccactttctggggtatatatgttgatttaaacctaggagtgttagtcagcaccaatcgcagccatggcggcgagtgtggaacactctttttttgcctgttggcgtcacgtagcacgtgatctttttacgatctggcagctgaccaataatccctcgcatactacctgaaggcattaagtctgccaggacgagaccctcgctatgaatgaaggaaagcagatgatttttcaagggctcgtttatctttgttagacacaatattaatgagagctaacagacaataacgccaaggaaagtacagggggtgttaactgtagtatttagaatatgaatgtgaagaaagtaaagtggacgaaaagatgacttgctgccggcagggaccttttatatatatatatatatatatatatatatatatatatatatatatatatatatatatatatatatatatatatatatagagagagagagagagagagagagagagagagagagagagagagagagagagagagagagagaggagtccaacttccaaattaaattctcttaggtgcccgcgatatcataatgaagatatgTAAGTGGAAGATCCTAGACTTATTTTTctgtttacacaaagacatcgatccgcctcgtaactcttggctggAAGCGGAAAAGGTCGCGCAGGCGATCTTTTACGTTGACTCGTtcactgcgtcgcgtaaaatcgattcacgcaatgcgtggacttaggctttactttgttaaaacatgcgccacacaggagagagtaggctaacgctatcacgggaagctttaattatatgccagtgagttcaattcaagatggccaaaagtaattctgagatggtagcaaataccatttgctaccactacaccttgtgcgaagctgcggttacgaatctggacgagtaatggagttgctcattggtggccgaactgttagtaaaaccctttactgataaaccaaactgcgtacaatcttttctcggcacttttataagcaggcatgccgaagggtaccaatatgtaggcaaccaagaaattacccgtttttttattggcgagtaagtttgtgcgaaagcgttcactgactgactgtgttgggattgctttgtattctcagtatcatttttgtgttctcaaaaccattcgctacggggttcaagacaattagagcgcagctcttaggcgtccgttcctgcgttgagcgacatcgccgttggcgtcggcggcgtaaccgatagcacgaacgaggacgaaagagagcgaacgcggagtctgtcgatatcacgagatactggcctctaacctcgctttcttcctctgtcgctcgtgcgcatgcagggctggcacgtgcactgcggctggcttcgcttgtcgtaacggggctgtgggcgtttcacttggttcgcgacagctgcaatgcacagagta includes these proteins:
- the LOC119404605 gene encoding LYR motif-containing protein 4, which gives rise to MCALHGEMAASRRQVLRLYKELMRESGQFKSYIYRSYALRRVRDAFKEHKAVQDKDEINELLDDGLKNLEIIKRQVVIGKLYRAADLVIEKQFTTQQR